In Salvelinus alpinus chromosome 30, SLU_Salpinus.1, whole genome shotgun sequence, a single genomic region encodes these proteins:
- the LOC139560103 gene encoding uncharacterized protein — protein sequence MQTLREEQGLPLSSLRLFVPPLRLVCAALWQVIERRDIMDYGLLEEFATTVLEIVPELMSYRERVQLLMGLRARLVLELCRCDDELCRPDTVQPHLNRMRSCISNHKGEVSDPNVEASEANFTKLIETLMEEPKERDLFFQNVFPEEFGPKYDSTLQILVWEFLSRLEKLLPAPNIKQTASWLNLAPALLEECVQSVAHPEPLQALLHHHKNGKQLDTNALRSTGGDYILSSLSSPSSVKEESASYQAGPERQSYPTMQGYQSPFPCDEPEMSWDCRMADCRVWTVKPPAGSASVEVEVETIEDATDIMVKRKTIDKESIKETRREEAVFCPQTRSGLKTSRLTAACLRRQPVLRLNRLDISNMPLPKSLLTLILRRGRLQAEVTRRPGPKRRGRKKKRRRGRGVANEKIETDTLDVSDMPLPKSSLTLTLKRGIVQAEATSSQVPKKRGRKKGQKIGPGITRLKIENVGVHTLDISDMSLPKTSLKLIIRRRKLQAEATDRKEGQKRRGRKKKWRRGRDVRNEKTEAKGVKRERSPETEEDAEPSDNELWTTVNKGATVDESGGVRASPHCPSSHKREEELQQPIQHFHSEEHGGHMAKGQNREEHSESVPQDSQTLEPSNSSHKRSFRSEEHRGHMAEGQNREECSVSVPQDSLTPEPSNSSHKRSFRSEEHRGHMAEGQNREECSVSVPQDSLTPEPSNSSHKRSFRSEEHRGHMAEEQNRKERSVSVPQDSLTPEPSNSSHKRSQRVKACSFCGKTFTDTLGLTRHMRSHIEQMSHQCTQCGQEFEFSEDLEEHQKHGCEEMNKKDNSEENGDDYCGRTVQQKPDLKKKTDLKRDKKPDLKRDKKPDLKGDKKPDLKGDKKPDLKGDKRPDLKGDKKPDLKGDKKPDLKGDKKPDLKGDKKPDLKGDKKPDLKGDKKPDLKGDKKPDLEGDKKPDLEGDKKPDLEGDKQPDLKGDKQPDLGGDKQPDLKGDKQPDLKGDKQPDLGGDKQPDLEGDKQPDLKGDKQPDLKGDLKQHVKGDTQDCSIKCHVCGKITTRMLGLRRHLLLHFNNGAYKCSACPKTFISNADLRSHLRSKRSCREKCSDEVITTGLHLKSVPGEYKCPYCGDTFQLPDDLRGHTKDCSRKCHVCGKTTARMLDMRRHMLKHNNNGPYKCPVCPRTFISHTDLKMHLKTKKLCREKCSDVMMNELLSSGDGKCRENVNETGVMTRCQQPSSNNIARPLKSIEEFFEEFSHDLQQSDNSISSEVNLNSLNSLDEDYSDEISQYQPMKDVDLNSLHEDSIMTTEDYSDEISQYQPIKDVDLNSLHEDYSQAEISQYQPVKDVDLNSLHEDYSQAEISQYQPVKDVDLNTLHEDYSQAEISQYQPVKDVDLNTLHEDYSQAEISQYQPVKDVDPEEDRRSVDDSGGNEMANDKEPNSTECLTEEQVSHTEACPLQDSQSETSGEVKNEIQRGKLQAEATGSQGQKRRGRKRKQKRGRGVRNEKTEAKSVKREHSPETEEDAEPSDKELWTSVNERTSVNDSGGVRASPHCPSSHKKEEELQQPIQHFHSEEHRGHMAKGQNREEHSESVPQDSLTPEPSNTSHKRSQRVKACSFCGKTFTDTLGLTRHMRSHIEQRSHQCTQCGQDFEFSEDFEEHQKHGCEEKKNEDGGNNNENGEDNGDDYCGESVQQKTELKKNRDLQGDLKQHVKGDTQDCSIKCHVCGKITTRMLGLRRHLLLHFNNGAYKCSACPKTFISNADLRSHLRSKRSCREKCSDEVITTGLHLKSVPGEYKCPYCGDTFQLPHDQKGHTKDCSRKCHVCGKTILKVCDMRRHMLKHNNNGPIKCPVCPKTFIFHTDLKTHLKMKILCREKCSDVTAKELLSPVDGRSRDFFHETGVMTRCQQPSSSNTGGPSKIGPVLGLKSFEEFFEDLSHDSDISMSSDVNLNSLHEDYSQEVSQYQPMKDIDQSNPGEYKCPHCGDTFQFPHDLKEHTKDCSRKCHVCGKTTSKTCDMRRHMLKHYDGPMKCPVCPKTFIFHTDLKKHLKTKRLCREKCSDVIVKELLSTVDGRCRKNVSETGVMTRCQQSNSLKSYEEFFEELPRDSDKSMSSDVNLYSLHEDYSREISQYQPMKDVDLNSLHEDYSDDISQYQPIKDIDADEDNKSLDDSGGNEMPNCQTLDERGCD from the exons ATGCAAACGCTCCGGGAGGAACAGG GTCTTCCTCTGTCGTCTCTGCGTCTTTTTGTTCCGCCCCTGCGGCTGGTGTGTGCTGCTCTGTGGCAGGTGATCGAGCGGAGAGACATCATGGACTATGGGCTGCTGGAGGAGTTTGCCACCACCGTGTTGGAAATAGTCCCTGAGCTGATGAGTTACAGAGAGAGGGTCCAACTTCTCATGGGACTAAGAGCACGG CTGGTCCTAGAGTTATGTCGCTGTGATGATGAGTTGTGTCGCCCTGACACCGTTCAGCCACACCTGAACAGGATGAGGAGCTGTATCTCCAATCATAAGGGAGAG GTTTCAGATCCAAATGTGGAAGCATCAGAGGCGAACTTCACGAAGCTGATTGAAACCCTAATGGAGGAGCCAAAGGAGAGGGACCTCTTCTTCCAG AATGTTTTTCCAGAGGAGTTTGGCCCCAAGTATGACTCAACACTGCAGATTCTTGTGTGGGAGTTCCTGTCCAGACTGGAGAAACTGCTTCCTGCTCCAAACATTAAACAG ACTGCATCGTGGCTCAACCTTGCCCCTGCTCTCTTAGAGGAGTGTGTGCAGTCTGTGGCTCACCCTGAGCCATTACAGGCACTCCTCCATCACCATAAAAATGGAAAACAGTTAGACACCAATG CTCTAAGGTCGACTGGTGGTGACTACATCCTCTCTTCACTGTCTTCCCCTtcctctgtgaaggaagaaagtGCCTCTTACCAAGCTGGCCCAGAGAGACAGTCCTATCCCACCATGCAGGGATATCAAAGCCCTTTCCCATGTGATGAACCAGAGATGAGTTGGGACTGCCGAATGGCAGATTGTAGGGTCTGGACTGTAAAGCCACCAGCCGGTTCTGCTTCTGTGGAGGTAGAGGTCGAGACTATAGAGGACGCCACTGATATAATGGTTAAACGCAAGACAATCGACAAAGAGTCGATAAAAGAGACGAGGAGAGAAGAAGCTGTTTTCTGCCCTCAGACACGCAGCGGACTGAAAACCAGCCGCTTGACAGCTGCCTGTCTGCGCCGTCAGCCTGTACTGCGTTTGAACAGGCTTGACATTAGCAATATGCCATTACCCAAGTCCTTGCTAACACTGATTCTAAGGAGAGGGAGACTGCAGGCTGAGGTGACAAGACGCCCAGGACCGAAAAGAAGAGGCAGAAAGAAGAAACGGAGACGAGGACGGGGTGTTGCAAACGAGAAGATTGAAACAGACACACTTGACGTGAGCGATATGCCGCTACCCAAGTCATCACTAACGCTGACTCTAAAGAGAGGGATAGTGCAGGCTGAGGCGACGAGTTCCCAAGTACCGAAGAAAAGAGGCAGAAAGAAAGGACAGAAAATAGGACCTGGTATCACAAGATTAAAGATTGAAAATGTTGGAGTACATACGCTTGACATTAGCGATATGTCATTACCCAAGACCTCGCTAAAGCTGATCATACGGAGAAGGAAACTGCAGGCTGAGGCAACGGACAGAAAAGAAGGACAGAAAAGAAGAGGCAGAAAGAAAAAATGGAGAAGAGGACGTGATGTCAGAAATGAGAAGACTGAAGCAAAGGGTGTGAAAAGAGAGCGGTCACCTGAAACTGA GGAAGATGCCGAACCATCAGATAATGAACTTTGGACCACTGTCAATAAAGGGGCCACTGTCGATGAGTCTG GTGGGGTCCGTGCTTCTCCTCATTGTCCATCATCTCATAAGAGGGAGGAGGAATTGCAACAGCCCATACAGCACTTTCACTCAGAGGAGCACGGGGGTCATATGGCCAAagggcagaacagagaagaacaCTCAGAGAGTGTACCTCAGGACTCTCAAACTCTTGAGCCATCCAACAGCTCTCACAAAAGAAGCTTTCGCTCAGAGGAGCACAGAGGTCATATGGCAGAagggcagaacagagaagaatGCTCAGTTAGTGTACCTCAGGACTCTCTAACTCCTGAGCCATCCAACAGCTCTCACAAAAGAAGCTTTCGCTCAGAGGAGCACAGAGGTCATATGGCAGAagggcagaacagagaagaatGCTCAGTTAGTGTACCTCAGGACTCTCTAACTCCTGAGCCATCCAACAGCTCTCACAAAAGAAGCTTTCGTTCAGAGGAGCACAGAGGTCATATGGCAGAAGAGCAGAACAGAAAAGAACGCTCAGTTAGTGTACCTCAGGACTCTCTAACTCCTGAGCCATCCAACAGCTCTCACAAAAGAAGCCAACGCGTCAAAGCATGCTCTTTCTGTGGCAAGACTTTCACTGACACACTGGGCTTGACAAGACACATGCGATCTCACATTGAGCAGATGTCACATCAATGCACCCAGTGTGGGCAAGAGTTTGAATTCAGTGAGGACTTAGAGGAACACCAGAAGCATGGCTGTGAGGAAATGAACAAAAAGGATAATAGTGAGGAAAATGGTGATGACTACTGTGGGAGAACTGTACAGCAAAAACCTGATCTGAAAAAAAAAACTGATCTAAAAAGAGACAAAAAACCTGATCTAAAAAGAGACAAAAAACCTGATCTGAAAGGAGACAAAAAACCTGATCTGAAAGGAGACAAAAAACCTGATCTGAAAGGAGACAAGAGACCTGATCTGAAAGGAGACAAGAAACCTGATCTGAAAGGAGACAAGAAACCTGATCTGAAAGGAGACAAGAAACCTGATCTGAAAGGAGACAAGAAACCTGATCTGAAAGGAGACAAGAAACCTGATCTGAAAGGAGACAAGAAACCTGATCTGAAAGGAGACAAGAAACCTGATCTGGAAGGAGACAAGAAACCTGATCTGGAAGGAGACAAGAAACCTGATCTGGAAGGAGACAAACAACCTGATCTGAAAGGAGACAAACAACCTGATCTGGGAGGAGACAAACAACCTGATCTGAAAGGAGACAAACAACCTGATCTGAAAGGAGACAAACAACCTGATCTGGGAGGAGACAAACAACCTGATCTGGAAGGAGACAAACAACCTGATCTGAAAGGAGACAAACAACCTGATCTGAAAGGAGACCTAAAACAACATGTAAAAGGAGACACACAAGACTGCTCCATAAAGTGCCATGTGTGTGGGAAAATAACTACTCGTATGCTGGGTTTGCGAAGACACCTTCTACTTCACTTCAACAATGGAGCATACAAGTGCTCTGCGTGTCCAAAGACTTTTATATCAAATGCTGATTTGAGATCGCACCTGAGATCAAAAAGATCTTGTAGGGAGAAATGTTCTGATGAAGTAATTACTACCGGGCTCCACCTCAAATCTGTCCCTGGTGAGTACAAGTGTCCTTACTGTGGGGACACTTTCCAGCTCCCAGATGATCTGAGAGGACACACAAAAGACTGTTCCAGAAAGTGCCATGTGTGTGGGAAAACTACTGCTCGAATGCTGGATATGCGAAGGCACATGTTAAAACACAACAACAATGGCCCATACAAGTGCCCGGTGTGTCCAAGGACTTTTATATCCCATACTGATTTGAAGATGcacctaaaaacaaaaaaactttgTAGGGAGAAATGTTCTGATGTAATGATGAATGAATTACTTTCTTCAGGAGATGGTAAATGTAGGGAAAATGTCAATGAAACAGGAGTCATGACAAGGTGCCAACAACCAAGCTCTAACAACATAGCCAGGCCTTTGAAGAGCATTGAAGAGTTCTTTGAAGAATTCTCTCATGACTTGCAGCAATCCGATAACAGCATAAGTAGTGAAGTGAACCTGAATAGCCTGAATAGCCTCGATGAAGACTACAGTGACGAGATCAGTCAATACCAACCCATGAAGGATGTTGACCTGAATAGCCTCCATGAAGACTCCATAATGACCACTGAAGACTACAGTGACGAGATCAGTCAATACCAACCCATTAAGGATGTTGACTTGAATAGCCTCCATGAAGACTACAGTCAGGCAGAGATCAGTCAATACCAACCCGTTAAGGATGTTGACTTGAATAGCCTCCATGAAGACTACAGTCAGGCAGAGATCAGTCAATACCAACCCGTTAAGGATGTTGACTTGAATACCCTCCATGAAGACTACAGTCAGGCAGAGATCAGTCAATACCAACCCGTTAAGGATGTTGACTTGAATACCCTCCATGAAGACTACAGTCAGGCAGAGATCAGTCAATACCAACCCGTTAAGGACGttgacccagaggaggacagaaggtcTGTGGATGATTCAGGGGGAAATGAGATGGCCAATGACAAAGAACCAAACTCAACCGAATGCTTAACAGAGGAGCAGGTGTCACACACTGAGGCATGCCCTCTCCaggattctcaatcagagacaagcGGAGAAGTGAAGAACGAGATACAG AGAGGGAAACTGCAGGCTGAGGCCACGGGATCCCAAGGACAGAAAAGAAGAGGCAGAAAGAGAAAACAGAAAAGAGGACGTGGTGTCAGAAATGAGAAGACCGAGGCAAAGAGTGTGAAAAGAGAGCACTCACCTGAAACTGA GGAAGATGCTGAACCATCAGATAAAGAACTTTGGACCTCTGTCAATGAAAGGACCTCTGTCAATGATTCTG GTGGAGTCCGTGCTTCTCCTCATTGTCCATCATCTCATAAAAAGGAGGAGGAATTGCAACAGCCCATACAACACTTTCACTCAGAGGAGCACAGGGGTCATATGGCCAAagggcagaacagagaagaacaCTCAGAGAGTGTACCTCAGGACTCTCTAACTCCTGAGCCATCCAACACCTCTCACAAAAGAAGCCAACGCGTCAAAGCATGCTCTTTCTGTGGCAAGACTTTCACTGACACACTGGGCTTGACAAGACACATGCGATCTCACATTGAGCAGAGATCACATCAATGCACCCAGTGTGGGCAAGACTTTGAATTCAGTGAGGACTTCGAGGAACACCAGAAGCATGGCTGTGAGGAGAAGAAGAATGAGGATGGAGGGAACAATAACGAGAACGGCGAGGACAATGGGGATGACTACTGTGGAGAAAGTGTCCAGCAAAAAACTGAATTGAAAAAAAATCGTGATCTGCAAGGAGACCTAAAACAACATGTAAAAGGAGACACACAAGACTGCTCCATAAAGTGCCATGTTTGCGGGAAAATAACTACTCGTATGCTGGGTTTGCGAAGGCACCTTCTACTTCACTTCAACAATGGAGCATACAAGTGCTCTGCGTGTCCAAAGACTTTTATATCAAATGCTGATTTGAGATCGCACCTGAGATCAAAAAGATCTTGTAGGGAGAAATGTTCTGATGAAGTAATTACTACCGGGCTCCACCTCAAATCTGTCCCTGGTGAGTACAAGTGTCCTTACTGTGGGGACACTTTCCAGCTCCCACATGATCAGAAAGGACACACAAAAGACTGTTCCAGAAAGTGCCATGTGTGTGGGAAAACCATCTTGAAGGTATGTGACATGCGAAGGCACATGTTAAAGCACAACAACAACGGCCCCATCAAGTGCCCGGTGTGTCCGAAGACTTTTATATTCCATACTGATTTGAAGACGCACCTGAAAATGAAAATACTTTGTAGGGAGAAATGTTCTGATGTGACGGCGAAGGAATTACTGTCTCCCGTAGATGGTAGATCAAGGGATTTTTTTCATGAAACAGGTGTCATGACAAGGTGCCAACAACCAAGCTCCAGCAACACAGGTGGGCCTTCAAAGATCGGGCCTGTGTTGGGTTTGAAGAGCTTTGAAGAGTTCTTTGAAGATCTCTCTCATGACTCCGATATCAGCATGAGTAGTGATGTTAACCTGAATAGCCTCCATGAAGACTACAGTCAGGAGGTCAGTCAATATCAACCCATGAAGGACATTGATCAATCCAACCCTGGTGAATACAAGTGTCCTCACTGTGGGGACACTTTCCAGTTCCCACATGATCTGAAAGAACACACAAAAGACTGTTCCAGAAAGTGCCATGTTTGTGGGAAAACAACTTCGAAGACATGTGACATGCGAAGGCACATGTTAAAACACTACGATGGCCCCATGAAGTGCCCGGTGTGTCCGAAGACTTTTATATTCCATACTGATTTGAAGAAGCACCTGAAAACGAAAAGACTTTGTCGGGAGAAATGTTCTGATGTAATTGTAAAGGAATTACTGTCTACAGTAGATGGTAGATGTAGGAAAAACGTCAGTGAAACCGGAGTCATGACAAGGTGCCAACAATCAAACAGTTTGAAGAGCTATGAAGAGTTCTTTGAAGAGCTCCCTCGTGACTCAGATAAGAGCATGAGTAGTGATGTGAACCTCTATAGCCTCCATGAAGACTACAGTCGGGAGATCAGTCAATACCAACCCATGAAGGATGTTGACCTGAATAGCCTCCACGAAGACTACAGTGATGATATTAGTCAATACCAACCCATTAAGGACATTGACGCAGATGAGGACAATAAGTCTTTGGATGATTCAGGGGGGAATGAGATGCCCAATTGTCAGACCCTGGACGAAAGGGGCTGTGACTAA